The window CTTGATTGTGAGCAAGACGGCCGCGACAAGCGACAGTACGCCCATCAGCGACACGAACTGCATGGCCGCAGTAGAGAATGACGTCAAACCCGTGATCGCAAGCCGGTACAAGCGCGGCAACGACCACGTAGAACGACCGCCTTGTCGGGGTTTCACGTGCATGGGCAGGCGCGCATGGCGGAATCCCAGCCACGCGACCAACCCGCGATAAAATGTCTGGCGCTCTTGAAGCGTGAGAAACGCCGTCACGACGCGGCGATCGAGGAGTTTGAAGTCACTCGAATCCGCAAGGTTCAAGCCAGACAACCGGCACATCAGGGCGTTAAACACACGCGCGTGCACGCGATACCACGCCGGTTCTTCACCGCGCTCCTCTTTCACGGCATCCACCACGTCGACGTTTTCGCGCACCCAGAGGCGCACCATCTCCGGAATCAATTCCGGCGGGTGCTGCAGATCGGCATCCATCACGATTACCGCATCGCCCTGCGCGTGTTCGATACCGGCGCAAATTGCCGCCTCTTTACCGAAGTTGCGGCTCAACCGCACACAACGGCAG is drawn from Candidatus Hydrogenedentota bacterium and contains these coding sequences:
- a CDS encoding glycosyltransferase family 2 protein codes for the protein MAHESVSIVIPCYNEGTHIEASLAEIRKHVLGLGDMGVSSVEFVLVDDGSTDGTWDALNRFREEHEHCRCVRLSRNFGKEAAICAGIEHAQGDAVIVMDADLQHPPELIPEMVRLWVRENVDVVDAVKEERGEEPAWYRVHARVFNALMCRLSGLNLADSSDFKLLDRRVVTAFLTLQERQTFYRGLVAWLGFRHARLPMHVKPRQGGRSTWSLPRLYRLAITGLTSFSTAAMQFVSLMGVLSLVAAVLLTIKTLWTWAGGYAVPGFATVIILQLWIGSFTMIALGIIGEYLSTVYHETKFRPRYIVAETTERSTRS